The following coding sequences lie in one Rutidosis leptorrhynchoides isolate AG116_Rl617_1_P2 chromosome 4, CSIRO_AGI_Rlap_v1, whole genome shotgun sequence genomic window:
- the LOC139845339 gene encoding uncharacterized protein, whose amino-acid sequence MAKVENEQTMGLKNKDRESEDIVCKRCKQTYTRSSNNNTACRFHPSFFVCRRHDDQKRYYELGPDDPPYAAKFYDCCGAEEPNASGCTTSFHLSYDDDDA is encoded by the exons ATGGCGAAGGTGGAAAACGAGCAAACGATGGGACTCAAGAATAAGGATAGAGAAAGTGAAGATATCGTATGCAAAAGGTGTAAACAAACCTACACCAGATCTTCAAACAACAATACAGCCTGTCGATTTCATCCTTCTTTCTTCGTCTGCCGACGTCACGACGACCAGAAAAG GTACTATGAATTGGGACCTGATGATCCACCGTATGCTGCAAAATTCTATGATTGTTGTGGAGCAGAGGAACCCAATGCATCTGGTTGTACCACCAGTTTTCATCtctcttatgatgatgatgatgcctga
- the LOC139840340 gene encoding uncharacterized protein codes for MMWTEIIFGVVIYRLVRRFFYDDGEEHIDFGTTGSNALFAVSDRLQALYGGKAYVGLRIPDPDTASRQNIDLVLVTKGEAVVVSVTNASGIVSIDGDGTWVCTDRSKNKTERLQDPMVEAKKQVAVLESYLEQRGVALPKGYLSCKIICPNPNFRTIHPDYFPLEVVTYEQWAELKPEKKSISGWIKGALRSDNKETQKSIQQNLSFILSTAPMWDRLELKNNKHILGEFLEFKGKKDDIASLKNIKRSKVSRMIIQNTSMFGLANSKLQVLYAPRDYRNEGASSYEWNDVTVRSSTEVLFQLQETAKIQKVKLSSIMSMSLSP; via the exons ATGATGTGGACGGAAATAATATTCGGTGTGGTAATCTACCGGTTAGTACGCCGTTTCTTCTATGATGACGGTGAAGAACATATCGATTTTGGTACCACCGGTTCCAATGCTCTTTTCGCCGTCTCCGATCG ACTTCAAGCTCTATATGGTGGCAAAGCTTATGTCGGGCTTCGTATTCCTGACCCTGATACTGCTTCACGACAAAATATTGATTTGGTCCTCGTAACGAAAGG GGAGGCAGTGGTTGTTTCTGTAACAAATGCTTCTGGGATTGTATCCATTGATGGGGATGGAACGTGGGTTTGCACCGATCGTTCTAAGAACAAAACAGAGCGTCTTCAGGATCCG ATGGTGGAGGCCAAAAAGCAAGTTGCAGTTCTTGAATCTTATCTTGAACAAAGGGGAGTTGCTCTTCCAAAGGGATATTTGTCCTGCAAGATTATTTGCCCCAACCCAAACTTTCG CACCATCCATCCAGATTACTTTCCATTGGAGGTTGTAACTTATGAGCAATGGGCAGAATTGAAACCAGAGAAAAAGAGCATATCTGGCTGGATTAAAGGTGCTCTACGTAGTGATAATAAAGAAACACAGAAGTCAATACAACAGAACCTTAGTTTCATCCTTAGTACTGCTCCAATGTGGGACAG GTTGGAGCTAAAAAACAACAAACATATTTTAGGAGAATTTTTAGAATTCAAAGGGAAGAAAGATGATATCGCGTCTTTAAAAAATATAAAGAGATCGAAAGTTAGCCGTATGATCATCCAAAACACAAGCATGTTTGGTTTAG CTAATTCAAAGCTTCAAGTTCTATATGCACCACGCGATTACAGAAATGAAGGAGCTTCCAGTTACGAGTGGAATGATGTAACAGTTAGATCGAGTACAGAGGTGTTGTTTCAGCTTCAAGAGACGGCTAAAATTCAGAAAGTTAAATTGTCATCAATTATGTCTATGTCATTAAGCCCTTGA